In Miscanthus floridulus cultivar M001 chromosome 8, ASM1932011v1, whole genome shotgun sequence, the sequence GAAGACCGTCTCACTTCCTCGTGGGAAAGAATCACAAATCAACATATTATCATGAATTAACCTTTTGAGACGCATTATCATGAATTAACCTTTTGAGACGCCTTTTCATGTCAAAACCCAATATGTTTTTAATAGCAAacaatggcatgtgagaacattgCCTATTCTTTCAGAGGGCAGCACGGCCATGTGATTCCAAGATCAGACTTACACGGGGAAACCCCAACCTCCTTTCAGTGTGCAAAAAACCTGTCAGAACTATCTGTGAGCACTAAATCTCTAACTGTTGGACATGCGGCAATAGAGGAGAAAAAAATATTGCCTTGTTAACGATTCAAGACAAAAACTGATGCCAAAAATGATCAACATCTATTCTCAGCGTCTCTACATGGCCAGCCGGGGTGTTCCCATTGTCTTTAGGCCCCTGTACTCTTGTGCTGCTGCAGCTTCTCGCCCAGCTCAATATGGAGGAGAATGCTCTTGATATCTTCATTGGACTCCATAGACTGAAGCTTCTTCTTGAGTTCCTCACAGCCTTTTACCTACAAAGGATTGGAATTGATATCACATAAGGTGGTGGAAAGGGTAAAAATGAACCACTAATCGCTGGAAAAACAGAAATATCTGAACGCGGCTTACAGTGTCTGCAATCTCGTCGAAATCCAAAGGTGCCACTTGCACTATTTCATCTTCTTTCCAACCAAGCAACATCATGAAACGCTTATCTTCTGGAGAAATGTCAGCTGGATGGTACTCATCATCTGGTTCAGTATCCTCTGATAATGAACTTGCTTCCTCATTGCCAGATTGGGATCTATTCCACCCATCATCCGAATCTGCAGGTGTTGAGGACAAACTGCCTTCTGTGCTGCCCGATAGGGATGACTGAAATCCTTCATCACCTGTGTCAACAGGTTCAGATGATGAGTCAGCTTCTCTGCTTTCAACTAGAGGCTGCTGAGGCATCCCGCCCACAACACTTTTCAAGGATGGAATGTGCTCCTCAGTATCAGATAGGTGCCTCTGAGACCCTTCGGAAGAATTTGCTTCTTCACAGAAACACTTCCCGTGCCCCGTGCATTTCATCTCAGAATGGAACGAGGAGAAATCATTTCCAAGATTAAGAGAAGAATCCTGCTTCACATCAACTGTGCTTGAACCATTTGAAGCCTTGGTCCGTAGCATCTCAAAGAATCTAACCTTGTCTCTTGCATTTGACTTTCTATCACGAGATGGACCTTGCAGGGGCAGAGGGCGCTCATTGGTGCCAAACTTCAACTTTTGGCCCACCACTGGTTTTTTCTGTGTTTCCATTGAAACCAAAGGAGTTGGAGGACTCACAGGTTTCACAGGGCAGTCTTTGGTGGTGTGTGCAGTACAGTTTTGCTCTCGACTGAGAACTTGGAAGCTTCCTGGCTGAGAGAGCTTTGAAACATCTGCTTTAACTGGAGCTCTAGTAGAACCGTTGGCTGACTGTACTTTTAATAGTTGTGAGGTCTTACTAGGACCAGTAGGATCTCCAAGCCTTGTACCTTTTATTTTCAAAGAACTAAGAGCCTTGACAATTATTGAAAACAATTAGTTAAGCATGTATACTAATTCAGCACTACAGAAGCTCACTAAGTAGAAAACATAATGTGGACAAGCAAAAACCAGAACTGCTTAATACTTCCAAGTTCGAATAATGTTTGTAATTTATCCTTCAACGATTCAACGAGGATATGTAAGAACAATCCACATCACAATTATAACTAACAAACAAGGTTGATTTAAACAGGCATAAGACTAAACTTTTTCATGCACATATGTATGATATCATACTAGCTTCAACAAAACTGTAAGTCAAGAATCAGTACTTATGGCATGTaaatgtagttttttttttttatcagCAATTACACATTGATTGTTTGGAGTAGGAAGGAAACCATGTGCCCCCATGGCCCTCATAAAGGCATAAACTAGTCCAAACAACCATAGCTACAACAGGGCTATCATTCAGTCACCCCAATGTAAGGATTTAGATTGATTGACAATAATGTTATCATTATGCATCAAAACATACACAATAACAGATATTCAACCTCAATAACTAAGGCATCTTCATACTGATGCGAAGCTATTTAAGGTGTAAAGATAAGTAATCTCTGAAAGCATCAGCACTTTGTGCAATGTTCAGCTTATCAGCTAGTAGCAAATATGTTCTAAAAAAAAGCTAGTAGCAAATATGTGGAATACTAGATGGAAAGTAATGGAATGTAAATTTTGAGTATGTCAGTAAAATATTTTCATTATATCAAATTTCTTCTACCTCCCATTTCCTTTTCGATGAAAAATTATTTAGTGTAACTCCAGAATCAATTCTTTCCTTTTTATGTGTCGCCCAATctaatatattatcatatgtccaAAAGGCTGCATGCTCATATGAATGATGGAAGGCATAGATACTTCTAAACAATATTATTCACGTTTGTCGGAATTATATTAGGAACTTACCGAAGATTTGCTTGCTGGAGGTGTAATAGGCCTTAGAGTAAGCTGCTTCAAGGTTCTTTCTTCAATCTTCTGAGCCTCAGTCGATAACTACAATGGAAAATGTACAATCataactaaagccaaattttgaatggtCAATGTCTAATGAAAAGCACACTGCAAGCATTATCTCAGTGGTTCGCTAGTTACCTGAGGCCTAATGGAAATTCTCAGAGGAGCTTGCATCACTGTCTCTGCCATGTTTAATGCAGTCCCACTGTTTGGCACCACTTCAGCCTGTTTACTAGGAGCAATGTGCAATAGAGAAGAAGTGGCTAGACTTTTCTTCGGATCACTTAATAAAGGAAGATCTGCTAGCATGGAGCTCCAGCCATCAGGAGATATCATAGGTACATTCTGAATTGCGGTGCTGATACCAGGAGATGGgactttgcttatgctttgcttTCCATTTTTGTCCTCTGAACTAAGCTGCGGAAATTCCCGTTCAAAGGTTATGCTAGCAGCATTGTTGGCATTGCTTACATCATTACTAATAGAAGTATTGCTTACTGAGATTCGGACAGAAGCATTGCTTATGGAGGTCCCCAAAGCTGCATTTCTAACAGAGTTAACAGTTCCAGGACTAGCAACAGTACTGCTTTTGTCATTGCTTCTAGAggaactaactgcattatttctagaGGTGCTACCACTGCCTTTGTTCCATGTGTCTGCTTTCGAGCGGGTACGATTCATCCTATCCCTTTCAGATTTGCATGTGCTAAAGGACTTGAAATCATCATGAACTGCAGCAGCCGACCTACTCTCCCAATCACGGGAATCAAAGTCCCTCTGCCGATCCCTGTCCTTGAACTTTCTGAAATTGAAATAGTCCGTTGACTTCCCCATTCCATCCCGGTCAGGCCGGTGAGATCCATTCGAGCCTGAACTTCTCCCTGATGATGATTGTTGGGAACCATGGTCACGGTAATGTCCAGATGAATGGTTTCTCAATGAACCACCTGCAGCTTGATAATCTATAGCATCCAAGAAAAATACTTGTTATTGGTATAAATAACAGTTTTGCAACACAAAAACAAAATGGTGCTTATAGTTGATTGACATGTAGGACACTTCGATAAACATTCACTGTAATGTCACTTTGATGAACGAATAAAACAAAGCAGTAgaaaactcaaaaaaaaaaaaaaaaaacctaacAATCACATAACTTCATTACAGAAGTTCATAAAGTGGTCAAAATACAAAGTCAAACAAATGAAAAAGTCAATTGATACTATGAACAAATCAACATAGTACGGAAGGAACACACAACAATGCAACAATGCATTTATTTTTAAACATGACCTAAGTAACAGAACTAATTAATCAGCCAATACAGTGCATTTTTCTTCCAGAAGCCAAAAGAACTAGTTTGAAGAACAACATAGCTTTCCGTCAAACTCAAATACCATTTTAGTCATAACATTGCAAATATATATATTGTTTCCTACTCATCCTTTTCCCATAAGAAAAATGTATTAAATGCTGACTGGTAGTAGTGCTCCAATTAGAGAGACGTGTAATAATCGGAAGGTAAAAATACACGTCATATACTAAAGCATTAACACCTCCCTTGTTTTATGCGCGTAACAAGTATATGCATTTTCCCGAAAGCAGTGTTAGCAATTATATAAATCGTACTCAACACAGTCTCAATTCACAGTAAAAAGACCGTACAAACTACAATATGTTTGTTTAGTGTTTCCTTGGAAGAGCTTCAGTAGTAAGAAAGACATAAATTCCTGAACAACTCCCATAGTTGCTCCATCTCAACCATCTTGTCCATCCAAGAAACCATCTCCCAGTACAACACTAtctacatttccatcatcaagagcccacatctagaagctgccTCTAAATTGCAGTCACGGTAGCAAGACTAAATACATATACAAACAAAGCACTATTCCTATAATTATAACACTTTTCACGATTAATGCATGTGAAGCACAAGAACAAATCAAAAGCATCATTTTTCAGTTTTCACAAGCGTTATTCGGTTACCCCAAGTATACTATGAAGTTTAGAACCTACCAATCTTAATGTGCCGTTACAATTGCATTACATTACATCTATAGCACAGCAGCCACAGCGCTGACAACAATAGACTCAAAATTCGCAAGGCTGGTGGAGTTTACCTGAGTGGGAGGAAGCTGTAGCCCAGATGTTGGCAGCGCCTGCTGCCTTGTCATGCTGCATCCATCCCGGCTTCAACATGGGTGTGTCCTGCTCCatggctgcagcctgcaggcacCACTCAACGTCCACCCACCAGCCACGGTTGAGAGGCCGGGCCAGGGGTGGACCTCCCGTAGGGCATGGGGGGTTCAGTTGAACCCAAAATTGCCGGGGAAGAAAAAACTGCACCCGCGCGCACCTGGGTGGATTGATTGCTTCTGGGCGCTTGAGAGGAAGAACCTAAACCGCGGATGGAAAGCCTAGACTAGATGAGATTACTCCTCGATTGCATTAGCAGGGCACCACCAAGAAGCAAACGAATCCGTCACGTACAAGGGAGGGGACGATGAGGGGGCTACGGCTCCCGGTGATTGGGAGGAGGATGAGGGCACGGCCGGCCTGCCGTCGGTTGCCGGCCGGCGGCGAGGCTGCCAATGGTGACGAGCGGCGGCGGGAAGAACCCTATAGCTAGATTAAACCCCTCAGACCCTCTCCTTCCGGGCTAGGTCTTAGGGCGCACCCCACCACAAGACAAGACGAGCGCCTCGGATTAAACTCTCTAATAAGAAATCAATCAAAGGAGGAAAATATTTGTGCGGGGATGAAGAACCCCGCCCCTGCGGATGAAgaacccggcggcggcggcggcggcggcgagattAGTCGTATTGAATTGGCAGTTTCTTTCGGCGAGTCGCTTGGCTCGGCGGCTGCGGTGCTGGCGCGACAGGGGGCACGGGGGACTACGGGAGCGCAAGGAAGACAACACAAATAAAATTTGCAATAGGGTTACTAATATATTCGTGGGTTTTATAGAATTTGGATACCCTGCAACTCGGATGAATCAGGGTTGGTTGCTGGAGATGGAGAGACAAACGAACACTTGCCTCTTTCCTCTCTTTTCTACACTATTTTTAAGAATCGTTCAACGTTCATATATATCGTGTTGTATAGAATATATATACATGAAAAATAAACCGATACAATTATAGATGATGGAATTTGATAATACAGGTCGAATAAGGACATATTTGGATCATTGCGATGCGATTATAAGATAATCTAATTCTAATTCAAACGGACTGGGTCATAGGGTGGATCAGACTACAATAATACATCCTATAATCTAGGCGAAACCTACTTTTTTGTGATTATAATAGGTAtttttccttcaaccaacaaTAATCTAGAGATTCAAACACTCTTATTAAAATCCACAATCCTCATTATAATAATCCTATGCTTAATCCAAAATccaacatgaaaataaaaatctGCTCCGTGGACCATAGCCCGTAGGAGACCCAAGAGCGACAAATGTCAAACATGTCCTCTCGCGAGTCACGAGCATTGGCTCTGATCGGCTGGACTAAACAATCATTGCTCCCACTTGGACTAGGGTCTCAATGGTGATTAACAGGCCCGCAATGACGTCGTAGCACCTGAAGTAGTAACAGCTTGTCATAATGATTTGAAGGTCTTGCTGACGTGATAGTGATATGGGACTAGATTCATTTGAAGCTTTCCATCATGTACTCATGGACCTCAATCGCACTCTAGATGTAGGAGTTATGATCTTTCTAATCAAGTATTATCGGCTGTCGGCGAACTGAATGTTGTGCTTTTGGTGTTCATGCATCTCAAGATGGGTCTCGAGCATGGTGTATCCATGCCCCATTTGTTATAG encodes:
- the LOC136474111 gene encoding uncharacterized protein; the protein is MEQDTPMLKPGWMQHDKAAGAANIWATASSHSDYQAAGGSLRNHSSGHYRDHGSQQSSSGRSSGSNGSHRPDRDGMGKSTDYFNFRKFKDRDRQRDFDSRDWESRSAAAVHDDFKSFSTCKSERDRMNRTRSKADTWNKGSGSTSRNNAVSSSRSNDKSSTVASPGTVNSVRNAALGTSISNASVRISVSNTSISNDVSNANNAASITFEREFPQLSSEDKNGKQSISKVPSPGISTAIQNVPMISPDGWSSMLADLPLLSDPKKSLATSSLLHIAPSKQAEVVPNSGTALNMAETVMQAPLRISIRPQLSTEAQKIEERTLKQLTLRPITPPASKSSALSSLKIKGTRLGDPTGPSKTSQLLKVQSANGSTRAPVKADVSKLSQPGSFQVLSREQNCTAHTTKDCPVKPVSPPTPLVSMETQKKPVVGQKLKFGTNERPLPLQGPSRDRKSNARDKVRFFEMLRTKASNGSSTVDVKQDSSLNLGNDFSSFHSEMKCTGHGKCFCEEANSSEGSQRHLSDTEEHIPSLKSVVGGMPQQPLVESREADSSSEPVDTGDEGFQSSLSGSTEGSLSSTPADSDDGWNRSQSGNEEASSLSEDTEPDDEYHPADISPEDKRFMMLLGWKEDEIVQVAPLDFDEIADTVKGCEELKKKLQSMESNEDIKSILLHIELGEKLQQHKSTGA